In a genomic window of Streptomyces sp. SJL17-4:
- the uraD gene encoding 2-oxo-4-hydroxy-4-carboxy-5-ureidoimidazoline decarboxylase: protein MTSGTTPGLTRFNTSADSEALAALHEVCSSSAWGSEILAQRPYTTAEALFLASDAAMAELTAEDLAEAMAGHPPIGRPKAGDPTSSREQSGMAGASAELKAEMLELNLAYQDRFGHVFLICATGLTGEQMRDALRQRIGNSPEKEREIIRTELGKINRIRLTRLVETSEEESSA, encoded by the coding sequence GTGACTTCAGGTACGACACCGGGCCTCACCCGGTTCAACACCTCCGCGGACAGCGAGGCCCTCGCCGCGCTCCACGAGGTGTGTTCCAGTTCGGCGTGGGGGAGCGAGATCCTCGCCCAGCGCCCGTACACCACCGCCGAAGCTCTCTTCCTCGCCAGCGACGCCGCCATGGCCGAGCTGACCGCCGAGGACCTTGCCGAGGCGATGGCGGGGCACCCGCCGATCGGTCGTCCGAAGGCCGGGGACCCGACCTCCTCCCGCGAACAGAGCGGGATGGCAGGCGCCTCCGCGGAGCTCAAGGCCGAGATGCTCGAACTCAACCTGGCCTACCAGGACCGGTTCGGACACGTCTTCCTCATCTGCGCCACCGGCCTGACCGGCGAGCAGATGCGCGACGCCCTCCGGCAGCGGATCGGCAACTCGCCCGAGAAGGAGCGGGAGATCATCCGCACCGAACTGGGCAAGATCAACCGCATCCGGCTGACCCGTCTCGTCGAGACCTCCGAGGAAGAGAGCTCCGCATGA
- a CDS encoding helix-turn-helix domain-containing protein, whose protein sequence is MGAELLVPAQAEADDVVLSWEGEDVLAVRLPQLSESLDHILAAMERRHGMPLAELDRKAKQEAVRLLEARGAFAVRHGVETVAGALGVSRFTVYNYLNRETALNREKAAKGE, encoded by the coding sequence ATGGGCGCCGAGCTGCTCGTCCCCGCGCAGGCGGAGGCCGACGACGTCGTCCTGTCCTGGGAAGGGGAGGACGTGCTCGCCGTACGGCTTCCACAGCTGTCCGAATCCCTCGACCACATCCTCGCGGCGATGGAGCGGCGGCACGGGATGCCACTGGCCGAACTGGACCGCAAGGCCAAGCAGGAGGCCGTCCGTCTCCTGGAGGCCCGGGGGGCCTTCGCGGTGCGCCATGGAGTGGAGACGGTGGCGGGTGCACTGGGTGTCAGCCGCTTCACCGTGTACAACTACCTGAACAGGGAGACCGCCCTGAACAGGGAAAAGGCCGCCAAGGGCGAGTAG
- a CDS encoding thiamine-binding protein gives MVRLRVEFTTEPFDLDEAPAHAVVAREVIQSAELDAVDVGPFGNTAEGGADEVLTAVDALLRKSLAAGATRVSLQVNVLGEDDK, from the coding sequence ATGGTGCGTTTGAGAGTGGAGTTCACGACCGAGCCGTTCGACCTCGACGAGGCGCCGGCGCACGCGGTCGTGGCCCGTGAGGTCATCCAGTCGGCCGAACTGGACGCGGTCGACGTCGGCCCCTTCGGAAACACGGCGGAAGGCGGTGCCGACGAGGTGCTCACCGCCGTCGACGCGCTGCTGCGCAAGTCGCTCGCGGCCGGCGCCACCCGCGTCTCGCTCCAGGTCAATGTGCTCGGGGAGGACGACAAGTGA
- a CDS encoding TIM barrel protein yields MTRFSADAAMDQRFDVNLSILFTELPLLERPAAAAAAGFTAVELWWPWIDTATPEQSELDALKKALEDAGTQLVGLNFYAGQLPGPDRGALSVPGDESDRFRANIEVAADFAASVGCKALNALYGNRVEGVDPQIQDTLALENLVLAARAADRIGAILLVETLNKPESPLYPLVSAPSAIEVIDKVNAATGLGNAKFLLDIYHLSMNGEDVSQVIAEYAAKTGHVQIADNPGRGAPGTGDLPLEQLLDELKKAGYEGWIGLEYKAADAAASFEWLPAEARPAR; encoded by the coding sequence ATGACCCGCTTCTCAGCAGACGCAGCCATGGACCAGCGCTTCGATGTGAACCTGTCGATCCTCTTCACGGAACTCCCGCTCCTGGAGCGCCCCGCGGCCGCCGCCGCGGCGGGCTTCACCGCGGTCGAGCTGTGGTGGCCCTGGATCGACACCGCCACCCCCGAGCAGAGCGAGCTCGACGCCCTCAAGAAGGCTCTTGAGGACGCCGGCACCCAGCTGGTGGGCCTGAACTTCTACGCCGGACAGCTCCCCGGCCCGGACCGCGGAGCCCTCTCCGTCCCCGGGGACGAGTCGGACCGCTTCCGCGCCAACATCGAGGTGGCCGCCGACTTCGCCGCCTCGGTCGGCTGCAAGGCGCTCAACGCGCTCTACGGCAACCGCGTCGAGGGCGTCGACCCGCAGATCCAGGACACCCTCGCCCTGGAGAACCTGGTCCTGGCCGCCCGCGCGGCGGACCGGATCGGCGCGATCCTCCTCGTCGAGACCCTCAACAAGCCGGAGTCGCCTCTCTACCCGCTGGTGAGCGCCCCCTCCGCCATCGAGGTGATCGACAAGGTCAACGCGGCGACCGGGCTCGGCAACGCCAAGTTCCTCCTCGACATCTACCACCTGTCGATGAACGGCGAGGACGTCAGCCAGGTCATCGCGGAGTACGCGGCCAAGACCGGCCACGTCCAGATCGCGGACAACCCGGGCCGTGGCGCGCCGGGCACCGGTGACCTCCCCCTGGAGCAGCTCCTCGACGAGCTGAAGAAGGCCGGGTACGAGGGCTGGATCGGCCTGGAGTACAAGGCCGCCGACGCCGCCGCGTCCTTCGAGTGGCTCCCGGCCGAGGCCCGCCCGGCCCGCTGA
- a CDS encoding 2-hydroxy-3-oxopropionate reductase, with translation MSTLPKIAWIGLGIMGSPMSENLIKAGYSVTGFTLEQDKLDRLTAAGGTAAASIAEAVKDADVVITMVPASPQVEAISYGPEGILENARQGALIVDMSSITPQTSVDLAKNAKEKGIRVIDAPVSGGEAGAIEAVLSIMVGGEKADFDEALPILETLGKTIVLCGPHGSGQTVKAANQLIVAVNIQACAEAVVFLEKSGVDLQAALDVLNGGLAGSTVLTRKKDNFLNRDFKPGFRIDLHHKDMGIVTDAARNVGAALPVGAVVAQLVASLRAQGDGGLDHSALLRAVERLSGQQV, from the coding sequence ATGAGCACCCTCCCCAAGATCGCGTGGATCGGCCTCGGCATCATGGGCTCCCCCATGTCCGAGAACCTGATCAAGGCCGGCTACTCGGTCACCGGCTTCACCCTGGAGCAGGACAAGCTGGACCGCCTCACCGCGGCCGGCGGCACCGCCGCCGCGTCGATCGCGGAGGCAGTCAAGGACGCCGACGTCGTCATCACGATGGTGCCCGCCTCCCCGCAGGTCGAGGCCATCTCCTACGGCCCCGAGGGCATCCTGGAGAACGCCAGGCAGGGCGCGCTGATCGTCGACATGTCGTCGATCACCCCCCAGACCTCGGTCGACCTCGCGAAGAACGCCAAGGAGAAGGGCATCCGCGTCATCGACGCGCCCGTCTCCGGCGGCGAGGCCGGCGCCATCGAGGCCGTGCTCTCGATCATGGTCGGTGGCGAGAAGGCCGACTTCGACGAGGCCCTCCCGATCCTCGAGACCCTCGGCAAGACCATCGTCCTCTGTGGTCCGCACGGCTCCGGCCAGACGGTGAAGGCCGCCAACCAGCTGATCGTCGCGGTCAACATCCAGGCCTGCGCCGAGGCCGTGGTCTTCCTGGAGAAGTCCGGTGTGGACCTCCAGGCCGCCCTCGACGTCCTCAACGGCGGTCTGGCCGGCTCGACCGTGCTGACCCGCAAGAAGGACAACTTCCTGAACCGGGACTTCAAGCCCGGCTTCCGGATCGACCTGCACCACAAGGACATGGGCATCGTCACCGACGCCGCCCGCAACGTCGGTGCGGCCCTCCCGGTCGGCGCGGTCGTCGCCCAGCTCGTGGCCTCGCTGCGCGCCCAGGGTGACGGCGGCCTGGACCACTCGGCCCTGCTGCGCGCCGTCGAGCGCCTCTCCGGCCAGCAGGTCTGA
- a CDS encoding catalase: MSKRVLTTESGAPVADNQNSATAGVGGPLLLQDQHLLEKLARFNRERIPERVVHARGSGAYGYFEVTDDVTGFTKANFLGEVGKKTETFIRFSTVADSLGGADAVRDPRGFALKFYTEEGNYDLVGNNTPVFFIKDPIKFPDFIHSQKRDPFTGKQEADNVWDFWAHAPEATHQITWLMGDRGIPASYRHMNGYGSHTYQWTNEAGEAFFVKYHFKTNQGIRSLSADQAAELVGKDANSHQTDLLQAIERGVNPSWTLYVQVMPAAEAAEYRFNPFDLTKVWPHSDYPLQRVGRLVLDRNPENVFAEVEQAAFSPNNFVPGIGPSPDKMLQGRLFAYADAHRYRLGVNHTLLPVNAPKATTAQNYGRDGAMALRNGSRHDKNYEPNSYQGPAQTDAALSAPLAIHGWTGTHEAPQHTKDDDFFQAGELYRLMSEDEKKRLVANIAGGLSQVSREDVIEKNVAHFAAADADYGKRVAEAVNALRED; encoded by the coding sequence ATGTCGAAGCGCGTGCTTACGACCGAGTCCGGCGCCCCCGTCGCCGACAACCAGAACTCCGCCACCGCCGGCGTCGGTGGCCCTCTCCTCCTCCAGGACCAGCACCTGCTGGAGAAGCTCGCGCGCTTCAACCGTGAGCGGATCCCGGAGCGTGTGGTGCACGCCCGCGGCTCCGGCGCGTACGGCTACTTCGAGGTGACCGACGACGTCACCGGCTTCACCAAGGCGAACTTCCTCGGCGAGGTCGGCAAGAAGACCGAGACGTTCATCCGCTTCTCCACCGTGGCCGACTCGCTCGGTGGCGCGGACGCCGTCCGCGACCCGCGCGGCTTCGCGCTGAAGTTCTACACCGAAGAGGGCAACTACGACCTCGTCGGCAACAACACCCCGGTGTTCTTCATCAAGGACCCGATCAAGTTCCCCGACTTCATCCACTCCCAGAAGCGCGACCCCTTCACGGGCAAGCAGGAGGCGGACAACGTCTGGGACTTCTGGGCGCACGCCCCCGAGGCGACGCACCAGATCACCTGGCTCATGGGCGACCGCGGCATCCCGGCCTCGTACCGTCACATGAACGGCTACGGCTCGCACACCTACCAGTGGACCAACGAGGCGGGCGAGGCCTTCTTCGTCAAGTACCACTTCAAGACGAACCAGGGCATCCGCAGCCTCTCCGCCGACCAGGCCGCCGAGCTCGTCGGCAAGGACGCGAACTCGCACCAGACCGACCTGCTCCAGGCCATCGAGCGCGGTGTGAACCCCTCGTGGACCCTGTACGTCCAGGTGATGCCGGCCGCCGAGGCCGCCGAGTACCGCTTCAACCCGTTCGACCTCACCAAGGTGTGGCCGCACAGCGACTACCCGCTGCAGCGCGTGGGCCGCCTGGTCCTCGACCGCAACCCGGAGAACGTCTTCGCCGAGGTCGAGCAGGCCGCGTTCTCCCCGAACAACTTCGTCCCGGGCATCGGCCCCTCGCCGGACAAGATGCTCCAGGGCCGCCTCTTCGCCTACGCGGACGCCCACCGCTACCGCCTCGGCGTGAACCACACCCTGCTGCCGGTCAACGCCCCCAAGGCGACCACGGCCCAGAACTACGGCCGCGACGGCGCCATGGCGCTGCGCAACGGCTCGCGCCACGACAAGAACTACGAGCCCAACTCGTACCAGGGCCCGGCCCAGACCGACGCGGCGCTCTCCGCCCCGCTCGCGATCCACGGCTGGACCGGCACCCACGAGGCGCCGCAGCACACCAAGGACGACGACTTCTTCCAGGCCGGTGAGCTCTACCGCCTGATGTCCGAGGACGAGAAGAAGCGCCTGGTCGCCAACATCGCCGGCGGTCTGTCCCAGGTGTCCCGCGAGGACGTCATCGAGAAGAACGTGGCGCACTTCGCCGCCGCCGACGCGGACTACGGCAAGCGCGTGGCCGAGGCCGTCAACGCCCTGCGCGAGGACTGA